Sequence from the Chloroflexota bacterium genome:
CGCGATGTCCACCGCACCCTGGACGCGTCCTTCGGTGTTCCAGTCCGTTTCACCGTGTCGAATGAGCCAGAGTTGCACGTGTTACTCCGGTGGGGTGAGATTCAACTTGCTCACGGCGTCCGTCACATCCTTGGACCAGATGAACAAGCGATTATACGGCTTGACTCGGTGATAATCCTGCGGAAAGAAAATCTCGCGCGTGGTCATATCCACGCAGTATCGTTCGACCCATCCTTCGCGTTCTTCGCGTGAAGGTTTCGGTCCATTCACCAATTTCTGCGTCACTTGAAACAGCTTGATGCACATCCGGAATTCGTATCCCGTGAGCGAAAGCGGGTCCGCCCACGCGCCGCGCGGTTCGGTAAACGCGGCTTGGCTCGTTTCCTGAAACAGGACCAAATCCGGATAACTGGGGATGCTGGGATAAATGATCAAGGATGCCGCCCAACCGGATTCGACCATCAACAAGTTGAAGGTGGCGCGTTCTTTGCGCGACATGCGCGCACGCTCTGCATCGGAATAATTCGGCGCGATGTACGCCAGCAGGCGACCGTACTGTTCGAATTTCTCGTCGCCCGTCCAAACGAACAGATTGCGATTCTTGCCGTTCGGCAATTTTAGTTTTTCGTCGAGCAGGTT
This genomic interval carries:
- a CDS encoding thermonuclease family protein, with protein sequence MSQVKIFWDPQGFALDSVGDHQFLGATDGDTPAISVAVRMLCIDTPEVHYPGNQKPSKQDTNLHQLADWIQQGKAPISDGLAQHLHPRLVTGTAGTLQETQGNRATEHFRNLLDEKLKLPNGKNRNLFVWTGDEKFEQYGRLLAYIAPNYSDAERARMSRKERATFNLLMVESGWAASLIIYPSIPSYPDLVLFQETSQAAFTEPRGAWADPLSLTGYEFRMCIKLFQVTQKLVNGPKPSREEREGWVERYCVDMTTREIFFPQDYHRVKPYNRLFIWSKDVTDAVSKLNLTPPE